The following are encoded together in the Drosophila sechellia strain sech25 chromosome 3R, ASM438219v1, whole genome shotgun sequence genome:
- the LOC6614277 gene encoding solute carrier family 25 member 40 codes for MLSYKCYWKTDRLSLNCSSTPETAAMSKEDSGASSAEANPAESEISMGRGPRPKSFSGGGGGGGTGGSGGGSGGTSGGGNHKPKRSAREDDSINSLTDSKSAHRKLLSDPRFQIRPLQQVISACTGAMITACFMTPLDVIKTRMQSQQSPAHKCFFYSNGLMDHLFASGPNGPELASLRPRPQFSSSWDALRKISRHEGLAALWSGLGPTLVSALPSTIIYFVAYEQFKARYLQLYESHYSTSPEPRHLEIRDTKKSLPSVVPMMSGVTARICAVTVVSPIELVRTKMQAQRQTYAQMLQFVRSVVALQGVWGLWRGLRPTILRDVPFSGIYWPIYESLKQNLGHGSKPSFSLSFLAGVMAGTVAAIVTTPFDVVKTHEQIEFGERVIFTDSPARDFGKKSTFSRLTGIYRTHGVRGLFAGCGPRLLKVAPACAIMISTFEYSKSFFFHYNARHHNEALLLDNPKDTTVEDDDIE; via the exons ATGTTAAGTTACAAATGCTACTGGAAAACAGATCGACTCTCCCTCAACTGTTCTAGCACACCGGAGACGGCCGCCATGTCGAAGGAAGACTCAGGCGCATCCAGTGCAGAGGCGAATCCAGCTGAATCGGAGATTTCGATGGGTCGTGGACCCCGCCCAAAGTCCTTTAGTggcggcggaggcggtggCGGAACAGGTGGTTCAGGTGGTGGAAGTGGTGGTACCTCCGGCGGCGGCAATCACAAGCCCAAAAGAAGCGCCCGGGAAGATGACTCCATTAACAGTCTGACGGACTCGAAGTCGGCTCACCGAAAGCTGCTCAGCGATCCGCGCTTCCAGATCCGGCCGCTACAGCAGGTGATCTCGGCCTGCACCGGGGCCATGATCACGGCCTGCTTCATGACGCCCCTGGACGTGATCAAGACCCGCATGCAGTCGCAGCAGTCGCCGGCGCACAAGTGCTTCTTCTACTCGAACGGGCTTATGGACCACCTCTTCGCAAGTGGACCCAATGGCCCCGAGTTGGCCAGCCTGCGACCAAGACCACAGTTCTCCAGCTCCTGGGATGCTCTGAGGAAGATCAGCCGGCACGAAGGATTGGCCGCTCTGTGGTCCGGCCTGGGTCCCACCCTCGTCTCCGCCCTGCCCTCCACCATAATCTACTTCGTGGCCTATGAGCAGTTCAAGGCCAGATACCTCCAGCTGTACGAGAGCCACTATAGTACGAGTCCGGAGCCACGGCACCTTGAAATCAG GGATACGAAGAAAAGTCTACCGTCGGTGGTTCCCATGATGTCCGGGGTGACTGCTCGGATTTGTGCTGTTACCGTGGTGAGTCCCATCGAGCTGGTGAGAACCAAGATGCAGGCCCAGCGCCAGACCTACGCCCAGATGCTGCAGTTCGTCCGGAGTGTGGTGGCCCTGCAGGGCGTGTGGGGCTTGTGGCGGGGCCTGCGTCCCACGATCCTCAGGGACGTGCCCTTTTCGGGGATTTACTGGCCCATCTACGAGAGCCTAAAACAGAATCTCGGCCATGGCTCAAAGCCCTCGTTCAGTCTGAGTTTCTTGGCAGGCGTGATGGCGGGAACAGTGGCCGCCATTGTGACCACTCCTTTCGACGTGGTCAAGACACATGAGCAGATTGAGTTTGGAGAAAGGGTCATTTTCACGGACTCGCCGGCGAGGGATTTCGGAAAGAAGTCGACCTTCAGCAGACTGACGGGTATTTACAGGACGCACGGCGTGCGGGGACTCTTCGCAGGATGCGGACCCAGGCTTCTGAAGGTGGCACCTGCCTGCGCCATTATGATCTCGACCTTCGAGTACAGCAAGTCCTTCTTCTTCCATTACAACGCGAGGCATCATAACGAGGCCCTGCTCCTGGACAATCCGAAAGACACGACGGTCGAGGATGATGACATTGAGTAG
- the LOC116801563 gene encoding uncharacterized protein LOC116801563 yields MGRLLFVHLIFSSILLIQFQANSEDNPTKNEERSLDRNRKGGGHKADAPDVSRFQRSCSTEECREKEFNDMLDSILISETTTEAEPVEAPPRQVPQRPKRPYMVRPSSNGHFLHDVVTWVERTKRAIFGFG; encoded by the exons ATGGGGCGGTTGCTGTTTGTTCATCTGATTTTTTCTTCAATACTTTTAATTCAATTCCAAGCAAACTCAGAGGATAACCCAACAAAGAACGAAGAAAGAAGCTTAGATCGAAACAGAAAAGGAG GAGGTCATAAGGCGGATGCCCCAGATGTTTCAAGGTTTCAACGATCATGTTCAACTGAAG AATGCAGGGAAAAAGAATTCAATGATATGCTCGACTCCATTCTGATCTCAGAAACAACTACGGAGGCTGAACCGGTAGAGGCTCCACCGAGGCAGGTTCCACAGAGACCAAAGCGACCCTACATGGTTCGACCCAGCAGTAACGGGCACTTTCTTCATGACGTTGTAACTTGGGTTGAAAGAACAAAGAGGGCCATATTTGGATTTGGATAA